A window of the Acanthochromis polyacanthus isolate Apoly-LR-REF ecotype Palm Island chromosome 10, KAUST_Apoly_ChrSc, whole genome shotgun sequence genome harbors these coding sequences:
- the LOC110967055 gene encoding protocadherin gamma-B4-like — protein sequence MGDKGFPALRLTLCFLFFIVTLHLVHGDLSYSFPEEMKTQSVIGNIAKDLGLDLRTLSARKARADSEGTRKRYCDINLSTGDLITSERIDRESLCGKKPSCVLKVDLVLENPLELHRVSLHIQDVNDNSPKFKKDLIEMEISESADKGNRFSLEQARDADIGQNAVQRYNLEKNEYFILAADNKAELVLENTLDREKQKELNLLLTALDGGSPQRSGTVVIHVTVLDANDNAPVFSQAVYKASLPENSAPDTIVINVNATDADEGVNGDVTYDFGHVSDDYINVYSIDPKAGQIRTTGVIDFEEMNSFEIIVEAKDGLGLTSYAKVMIDITDVNDNAPVIYLKSLTNPIPENVSPGTEVGIINVQDRDSEITDRSAALFSKMFLLNWFPLLKTIILW from the coding sequence ATGGGAGACAAAGGATTTCCAGCGCTTCGTCTGACcctctgctttcttttctttattgtaACGCTGCACCTCGTTCATGGAGATCTGAGTTattcttttccagaggagatgAAAACACAGTCTGTTATTGGAAATATCGCCAAAGATCTCGGTCTTGATTTGAGGACATTATCAGCTCGAAAGGCCCGTGCTGATTCTGAGGGGACTCGTAAACGCTACTGTGACATAAATCTGAGTACCGGAGATTTGATCACATCAGAGAGAATTGACAGAGAGAGTCTTTGTGGCAAGAAACCTTCTTGTGTTTTGAAAGTGGACCTGGTTTTAGAAAATCCTTTGGAGCTTCATCGTGTCAGTCTTCATATCCAAGATGTGAACGATAACTCACCAAAATTCAAAAAAGATTTGATTGAAATGGAAATAAGCGAGTCAGCAGACAAAGGTAACCGCTTTTCACTTGAGCAGGCCCGTGACGCAGATATAGGTCAAAATGCTGTTCAAAGGTACAACCTTGAGAAGAACGAATACTTCATACTGGCAGCTGACAACAAGGCTGAACTGGTACTAGAGAATACACTTGATCGAGAAAAGCAAAAAGAGCTGAATTTGCTTCTCACAGCTCTGGATGGTGGATCTCCTCAGAGATCAGGTACTGTGGTCATACATGTCACTGTACTGGATGCTAATGATAACGCCCCAGTGTTCAGCCAGGCCGTTTATAAAGCCAGTCTGCCTGAAAACTCTGCTCCAGATACAATCGTGATTAATGTCAATGCTACTGATGCAGATGAGGGAGTGAATGGAGATGTGACATATGACTTCGGTCACGTGTCTGACGACTATATAAATGTATATTCTATTGATCCTAAAGCTGGACAGATTCGAACAACTGGTGTGATTGATTTTGAAGAAATGAATTCTTTTGAAATTATAGTGGAGGCTAAAGATGGCTTAGGACTAACCTCGTATGCCAAAGTTATGATAGATATTACTGATGTAAATGATAATGCTCCGGTGATCTATCTGAAATCACTGACTAATCCCATACCTGAGAACGTGTCACCTGGTACAGAGGTGGGCATCATTAACGTTCAGGACAGAGACTCTGAAATAACGGACAGGTCCGCTGCTTTATTCagcaaaatgttccttttaaaTTGGTTCCCTCTATTAAAAACTATTATTCTCTGGTGA